The DNA window TCGGCGGCACCATCAAGGCCGTCGAGGAAGGCTACTTCCAGCGTGAGATCGCGGACTCCGCCTACGACACCGCCCGGCGCCGCGCCTCGGGCGACCAGCCCCTGATCGGCGTCAACCGCTTCGTCGAGCCGGCCGCGCCCGTGCCGGTGCCCATCCACAAGGTGGACGCGGCCGTCGAGGCGCGCCAGGTCGCGCGGCTCCAAGAGGTCCGGCGCCGCCGCGACGGCGCCAAGGTCGCGGCGCTGCTCGACAGGCTCGAGGCCGAGGCAAAGAATCCCGGCGCCAACCTGATGCCCGTCACGATCGAGGCCGTGAACGCCCGTGCGACGCTCGGGGAAATCGTGGCCCGCCTGCGGAGCGTCTTCGGCGCCTACGTCGAAAAGCCCGTCTTCTGATGGCGCCGACCCCGTTCAGGATCGCCGTGCCGCAGGCCGTGCTCGACGACCTGCGGGAGCGGCTCGCGCGCACTCGCTGGCCCGACCAGGCGCCGGGCGCTCCGTGGGCCTACGGCGCCGACCTCGCGTACATGAAGGAGCTCTGCGGCTACTGGCGGGAGCGCTACGACTGGAGGAAGCACGAGGCGCTCCTCAACGGATTCCGCCAGTTCACGGCGCCCGTGGCGGGGATCGATCTCCACTTCATCCACGAGGAGGGACGCGGGCACGAGGAGGGACGGGGGCCCGCGCCCCTGCCCCTCTTGCTCTCGCACGGCTGGCCTGGGTCGATCTGGGAGTTCCACAAGATCATCCCGATGCTCACCGACCCGGCGCGCTTCGGCGGTGATGCGCGTGACGCCTTCACCGTGGTCGCGCCGTCACTGCCGGGCTACGGCTTCTCCTTCGCGCCGGGCCAGCCGCGCTTCGGCGTGACGGAGATCGCCGACGCCTTCGCGACTCTGATGACGGATGTCCTCGGCTACCGCCGCTTCGCCGCCCAGGGCGGCGACTGGGGCGGCTTCATCACCTCCCGGCTCGGCGTCGCATATCCGGAGCGGCTGGCCGGCATCCACGTCAACCTCCTGTCGCTGCGCCGCGACCTCCCCCGCCCGAAGGACCCCACGCCGGAGGAGCGCGCATATATCGACGATCTCGGGGCGTGGCTCCGCGAGGAGACGGGCTACCAGTGGATCCAGGGCACGAAGCCCCAGACGCTGGCGTTCGGTCTCACTGACTCGCCAGCTGGCCTGGCCGCCTGGATCGTCGAGAAGTTCAGGGCGTGGAGCGACTGCGGCGGCGACGTCGAGCGCCGGTTTACCAAGGACGAGCTCCTGACCAACATCACGCTCTACTGGGTCACGGGGGCGATCAACTCGTCCTTCTGGCCCTACTACGCCCGCTATCATTCGCCGTCGCCCATCGGCGACGGCCAGCGCGTCGAGGTGCCGACAGCCTACGCCGCCTTTCCGAAGGAGATCGTGCGGCCGCCCCGCTCGTGGGCGGAACGCGTCTACAACATCCGCCGCTGGACCGTCATGCCCGCAGGCGGGCACTTCGCCGCGCTCGAGGAGCCCCGGGCCCTGGTGGACGACCTCCGCGCCTTCTTCCGCGACCTTCGCTGACGGGAGACCGACCGCATGAAGCTCGGATTCTCATTGCCGATGGCGGGGCCGTGGGCCACGCCGGACAACCAGGTGCTGATCGCGCAGCGCGCCGAGGCGCTCGGCTATCACTCGCTCTGGGTCTTCCAGCGCCTCCTCTACGCGATCCGGCCCCAGAAC is part of the Candidatus Rokuibacteriota bacterium genome and encodes:
- a CDS encoding epoxide hydrolase: MAPTPFRIAVPQAVLDDLRERLARTRWPDQAPGAPWAYGADLAYMKELCGYWRERYDWRKHEALLNGFRQFTAPVAGIDLHFIHEEGRGHEEGRGPAPLPLLLSHGWPGSIWEFHKIIPMLTDPARFGGDARDAFTVVAPSLPGYGFSFAPGQPRFGVTEIADAFATLMTDVLGYRRFAAQGGDWGGFITSRLGVAYPERLAGIHVNLLSLRRDLPRPKDPTPEERAYIDDLGAWLREETGYQWIQGTKPQTLAFGLTDSPAGLAAWIVEKFRAWSDCGGDVERRFTKDELLTNITLYWVTGAINSSFWPYYARYHSPSPIGDGQRVEVPTAYAAFPKEIVRPPRSWAERVYNIRRWTVMPAGGHFAALEEPRALVDDLRAFFRDLR